The Carcharodon carcharias isolate sCarCar2 chromosome 23, sCarCar2.pri, whole genome shotgun sequence genome includes the window ACATAAGTTACAACATTCAAACtggagggttttaaaaaaaaaaacgaaCTACACAGAAATTTTCCTGGAAGGATTACTGATACCCTTCCTTTCAGGCCTAGTGAGTTCATAATCTGAATGGGGATAGTGCTGGGGAAAAATAAATCTAATTTAGCATCCGGTGATGCATCAACCACAAGTTGGGCAAAGCATGAATCAGAACAATTCAAAGCATTCCCTCCTTTAATCCTCAGGCCAACAGGTAAAACCACTACCAACGGAATTTTCCATTCCTCTTCTCTATCACTATGGTCTACCTATtgttccccaccctcctcctctcatGGCTGACTCTTGAGGTGTATGTTGTGGTTTTACATCTACGGGATTCTAAGCCATTTAAAATGAAATTTTACTTTAAAAAAGGCCCttaactgtaaaaaaaaacaaatggaaaATCCCCATTGGGATCAGCTAGATTCAAACAGGTTCCCGAAGTgaaaggacattttttttttttaagtttgtacAATTCCTTCATCAGCTAAAAGACcctctgctttctctctcactgggcTGAAGCTCAACGTGGGTTCCATATCATCCACTGTGAGAACAAAGACATTTACATCTTCTGCTTAGCCCATTTTCCAGTTTGGGTCCCAGCATTTATAAGAGACAGTGGTCTGTCACGTTGAATTAGTTAATGCTCCCCCAGGCTAGAACAAATGTTGGTAATTACCAGGTCTGAACTACAGGTTCAGTAAGCTGACAAAAGGGATACCATCTCTTTAATATGTTGTCTTAGTCTTGTTAGGACAGGTATTATCTGGAAAAAACACAAATAACCAATTCTGAGAAGCAGAGCTGTTTGCAACATTTTTACGtaacaaacttttttttttaaaaaaaaaggtgcaagATTGCTGTACAAGATCTCAAATCTTTCTGTACACGGTCAAATTTGCAGAATGGACTAAAACAGACCAAAACTCACTGTCCGAATTCAACAGACAAATACAGGAAAAGTAATTGATTTTCACTTCAATAAGAGAAGCGAAAGTATAAAGGCAAGAGATGAGACTATTCAGTTATTGATATAGCGACGATCAATTATAAACATCAATATAAACACtgaatgagatccatcaggcAGGTGGTCCTTCGGAAAACCCACAGAGCTCTCTGCCGGTTGGCATCCTAAGTGCTGGCTTGCAGTACAGTTCGCAACTCGGCAGTATACAAGTCAAATTTTTTGTCCAAAGCATCTATTTGCGGCATGTTCGATGTGGCGTCTGTTTCTTCTGTATATCTATCCTGCACCTACTGCGTTCATCCAACCACGGTAACTCAAAGTTCCTGCAGAGAAGGAGAACAGCTAAGTCTCAGGCGGTTTTACTTTGGGGTTATACAGGTCTTCCTTTCAAATGCAACTCTATCCTCTTTTTAAAGGAAAGGTGCTCGCTTCCAAACTGCTTACTGTACCTTCCAGAACACGATGCCAACACATCTCTCAGGATGATCCCAGATCATCCATGTCAGCCCCAACCACCACTGCTGCAGGAGGGGATGCCTGGACCCAGGTGATTTAATACAAGATGAGGGGGTAATGTATGGAAAATATAATTTGTATATCTTGAGAATGGTTTGCTTTCTGATAGTATTCAGctggtttattttttaaaaagtgttaaaCTACATTACATAGAGAAAACAACTGGAAAATTTTACATAATCAAAAGAATTACTTACATGCACAAGGCAGTTGTAGATGaatgaggctatttggcccatctacTTCATCAATCCAGAAAGAACCTTCATTCTTCCTATGGCAACATCCAACTGTTTCTTATATGACTCaagggttttttttgtttttgcattcattGCTCTACTTGCCAGTCCATTCCATACATTGATCACGGTGCGTGAAGAATTTTCTGGATACATCAGTTTTAACTTTGCCTCTTATTAGTTTGAACCTGTGTTGTTTTGTCGATacagtttaatttgtattttagATTTAGCTTTTCTATACTATTCACATATGTCTTTATATGTCATCCAAGTTGATTCATTGTTGGACAGCCAAATTTCCCCTGTATCTTATGATGATGATCCCTCTAGAATTGTGGGATTGCAATTCTTGGCTCTCCCCTATACTTCCATTCTTGGTAAAAACAAATATCATATGCAAATGGATTTGGCCTACCCAATCCAACTTTTAGCGATTGTAGTCCCCACAACAAAAATTCGCCAGTCTCGTTCATAGAGGCCATATGATGGCTAACACAAGGACTGGAAATATTTTCATTGTGGTACAGGAGAGGATGTTTTGTTGAAGTTGGGGCTTTGGGGTTGGGGGAACAAAGCAGACAGAGCTTTTTATTCTTCATCTTGATTGTAAAAATACACATTAAAAAGGTTCAATGTATTAACAACTCATCAAATCACAATGTTAGGCACTGAATGGACATTATACCACACAGAGAGATCAGGTAATTTTATTGCATGCCGTCAAAACAAACTTACTGTTGTGATAACTTAGGTAGAGGTCTCCCAAAAGCCACCACGGGTAGAAATGGGGTAATTACCAGAGATTCCACTATGGAGTAAGGAGAAAACAATTACTTACTATTGCACACCTGAAATATTAagatccatttttaaaataaagttcaaatttgttgggggggggtcaCTTGTAATTTACcaaggtttttttttcccctagAACTGGAAATGAGTGGCCCATTTGTGTAGTTTTTCTCTTCAACACACCTAGAAGCCGATATTATCTAATATTGTTTGGAATTCATGGTACTTAAACCTACCATCATCGGGTTCAGGGAAAAAGGACAGGATTTCTGGTTCTGATTCCTGAATTCCTTTCTTTTTATACATCCGCAGTTGCAAACGTTGTAGCAGCCTTTGTTCCCTGATCCGCTGAATATCCCACCTGAAGGAAAAGGAAAACACAATACAGAGATTACAGATACCAACAGATGGGTACACGATTTTACTTGCAGTCGTGCCACGATGTGCTCCACAACTCCTAGTGCTGAGGAGTTTGCCCACTTACACTATAGGGTAAATTCCAAAGCACCAGCCCCAGGGAATAACtgcaggtctctgctggtgtaCATGGTCAGAAAGATTAATAGTAGCCAGTGCTACTGAGGTCTTCCATTTACATCAACTGCTGCCCTAGGGGACAATCCTGGAAAGCTATCTCCTCCAGTAGCAACAGAGATAAATCCTTCACATTATAATGCTGCCATCAAAATCCAGGCTGTAAGAGCCATGCTGAAATACTAATTTAAAAAATCTCAATCAACAGTTAAATGGATCATAATCATAAAATTAACTCTCACTTTTCCCACCGTGTACTCCATATGGTGAACCTCAAACTGTTTTTTCTTTTTGCAGTACTGAAGTCTTAAAAATCCACTTAAATAAGATTTACAATGGATATGCAGGGGAATTGATTGtacaacatttttaaaataagctTTCAGGTggcaaccttttttttaaaaaggttatcCCAAATATAACCAAAATTTTTTTGATATGACACGTGGCAAAATGGCTCACATGTGAACACAATGGATTCAAAGTCTCTTAAAGTGTGTGGAAATAACCTTGCCTAGAAACACCTTCTGTGCTGCTGTGATAAGTAGGACAATAGGATTAGGGCTTCCCCTTATCCCCAGTGGACAATTGTACTAGTTCTCAGCCTAGCCTCCAGACTGTGTTTCTCACAATTGGAAAGTGTTCCGTGTCAGTAGAATAAGAAGACATCTGCTGGAGAGAAAATAGGCATCACCCCTGCCTCTTAAAGCACACTTACTGAGAACACAGAGCACTTAGTGGACTAGTCAGAGATGCATAGACTGATCCTGCTTTCCCGAGTAACTTTCAGCATGGATGTAGAAAGGCAGAAATAATAATGTGGGATAAAACAAAAAAGGTTTTAAGCCCAATTTCTGAAAAATGTAATTTATTGCTTAATGTGTGAAATTCCTCTCAACGGTGGACAGAGGAACACGGAGCTTCCTCTAATCTGACAAAATAGTATTTCAAAACTCGCGTGTTTCAAAGTTGCAACCCTTGTAATTACATTAGAAGTTAGGGAAAATAGACATTTTCCATTTTCTTGATTGTGGAATTCATCCCATAGTCTTTATACTAGCTTTAGGGAAATCTGGTGAACATTGTGGAAAATGGCAAGGCTTGAGCTCCAGTACACTATTTCAATACACATGGCCAAGTTTGTGACAGACCGTATTCTTCATTTAGTGAATAACTGGCAAAAACATAAGCTGGTTCTAAAATTGGCAATGTTCCTTTCATCATTTAAAGTACAAAGTCCTCAGGTACACTGGGATGTCAATTACCTTTTCCTTCTTTTCTCATCAAGCTCAAGCTTTGCATGTCGCTTTGCAAACACACAGTCATCTAAAttctaaaataaataaaataagttAGTGAACTAGTCCACTTTCAAAGCACTATagataatatttccaaatttccGCACAATTCAGTTGAACCAGCCTGCAATGGTGGCAGTCAAGATGGCCGTCAACAAACTGTTAATGGATGtaggctgggtgatgggggtggggaaaaCAAAATAACAGCAACATCTGCTCTACAGGGAAAGTGTTACTATAAGCAATCCACATTTAGATCACTTGTATGGAAACCGACATTTACACAGTGATACCAATGGTCTTTATTCATTATAGTACACACgcatacgcacgcacacacacacacacacgtttccATTTCAGGGCTGACTATAATTTATTCATGCTTTTATCATTTGAGAATTCTCTGGTCAGCCTCACTAAGATAACCACAATGCACTGGTTTCCTAATCATTTCTTCTCACAATCAAAGTTTTGTGGATATTTCAGGCATCAAGTTTCtccaataatatgctgcttttccaaAATATTCCATGTTCTGTAAGGGTCCCATGCAAAAATATTTGGAGGTCAACAGTTTCACTTCAATTTGGTAAAATTGAAATAGCAAGAAATTAATTTTAGAAGTATTAACTAATGTTTCATTAGCTGATCCCATTTGGATGTTCCATTTCCTGACTTCTACACAGTGACCACCCCTAAAGAAAATACATGAACGGGGACATCGGATAAGGACAGAACTATGATGCGATACATAGTCTGATGGCCATCTGGCATGCATCATGAAGCTCTACAAATTAATGAAAAGTCACTTTGGGCAAGGAAAGCAAGCACTGTCGGTGCAAATGTACTCCAATGATGGATTCAGTGACTTCAGGAGGTAAGAAAGGATCACTTGCCATTGTAGATAGGAAGAATACCTAAAGTCATATTCGTAACTAATTAGTACACAGGGCTTTGGAAACCACTGGGGCTGTCATCTCAAGCATCCTACAAGAGTGTGGCAGCACAGAAAAAAAAGAGAACTGACTGCTTTGAAGAATGTTATAACTCAAATGCATCTGTTAAAATGCATACAAATTACTAACATTACTGTTATTGGCACCCCAGTTCCACCTGCTACACCAGACACTATATTCTGTGGGAGATGTTTTAACTGATAATGAAAGCAAAACAAGGGCCCAGAATCTGATTAAATTAATACTagcaaaattaacaaaataaatagATAGTCCAATGTTGGCACTGGAAAGGTCATGATCAATGCCTTGCGTATGAATATGCAATCTCGATACTTCCAACATTATTAGGAATGCCAATGCACATTTCCAAAACTGGTCTTTTAATCTCTCGAGGCACAATCTGAAAACTGCACCAGTGCAATCTACTCTCTTCaccctttaaaaaaaatgcaaacacTATGTAGTTCATCTTTAAGCCAAATGGTGTTTTCCCTGCTATAGCGGATCCAGATGATTTGATCATACACACACTCCTAATGGAAAAGCATATCCTCTGATGCCGCCAATAGCTGTTTTCTATCATAAATCAGAGGAAAAAAAGACAAAATATCTGAAGCACTTCCAATTCCTATGAAGCACTGCAGTTTTGTAAAGGATATATAGTGTggaggggagaaaaaaaaaaacacgtgCATTATCAAATTCAGTACACAAGCAGCCTGTGCCTATTGCTGATGTCCACATTGTGACTTATAGAAGAGTGAGAGCCACATCTACTACTCAAGGGCTCTTCATACTTTCAATCGTTTGCTGACTTTCTATCTGTTTATGGCATCAAAATTTGTATGCCAAGGGTTAAATTGTTTAGGAACAATTGGGTACATTAGCATTTAACAAAGTTTAAAAACAATCTTATTCCCTTTTCACTGAAAAATAGCGATGTCTTTCCTTTGGGATTGTTCTTAACCGGAGAGAAATGAGACCTCCAGAAGGGGACTGCATTAGTGctcacaatggcagacattttacCTCAAGGATATTCTTTGCCATGTTGTAATGTTGCAGCAGCATATTCCTGCCACTAGAGGTTCTCCTAGTTATCTGTGGAAACAGAATTCCTTTACTGCCAGGCGACCAATCCTGTTGCGCTGCAACATTACAGTAGCAGTATCATGGATCTGAAAATTGTTCACTGATAATCTCAGTGACCAAACCAGACCTCAATTTTCACTACATAATGTGGCTTCAATTTGTGCAAGTTAGCTGTTGTAGGAAATCTCAAACCATGAATTTCATGTATTTTATAGTGAAAATGTATAGTCATTTTATGTTGCCAACATTTGAAAAGACTCAAAAAAAAAGGAAACCCAACTCAGTACTGAGTTAAAAACTGCACCAACAGCGGCCCGGTACCTTCCCAATAGTGACAGTGCCTGTTTCACATCTAGATGGCCACTGACTGATGCAACTGATAAACCAAGATAGATAATCAGCTCTATCTGCCCTAACCACCAAGATGGTGGAGCATCTTCATTTAATCTCCTCCGTCAAATAGAGTAGcaaccttttatttttaaaatcatcgcaatcatggaggaggaggagatttaACACAAGCCTTGAATTGGGGTGCAGTTATTCCATTTGTTAACAGCAAACAACTAGCTGTCACACAGCCTATTTCACATAGCAAAATGTGTCACAGCTCTTTACATTGTGTGGTTCGGAGGTGAGGGTTGGGGAAGCAGTGGACACTAAGCAGCAAGAGGAAGTGACTATGTTTCAATGTGCAAATATTGAAAAGGCTCAAAGCTTGGGAGGGAGGAAAGCAGAAAGAGTTTGGAAGTGAACTGAAGAATGCATAAGCCTGTTGCTGCCAGGAATTAATTTCATAATTAATTTTCCAGGAAGTTTCAAAAATTACCTTTTTTATTTCAGAAATTGTCACTTTTAATTAATTTCAACCACTTTTGGATCAGAGGGCATTAAAAAGCGGTACTTATTCCAAATTCTTACAAAAGTAGAAAAAACTGTAGCTTTTGTTCTCCTTCAGCTGTATACCTGAAGGCACTACCTCACAAACTCTGGCCTGGTCCACAATAAAATTTTATTCCTTTCCCaccctcaagaagctcaacgcaaactggaggaacagcacctcatcttccaactaggcactttacagccttctggactgaatgttgagttcgacaactttagaccatgaggtccctcctccatccccaccccctttccgatccttcttttttccaataatttatatatattttttcttttcccacctatttccattatttttaaatgtatttccatccattgttttatctctaccttttagcctatttcaatcccttacccccaccccatccccactagggctatctgtaccttgttcgtcctgctttctacccttaatgtcaccattagcacattacttagctaatatcaccacctctttgtccttttgtctctgacatcttttggcaatccccacctatcactgaccctctatccagctgtacctgtcccaccctgccccccttaaaccagttcatatttcacctcttttctatttttccttagttctgttgaagagtcatacggactcaaaacgttaactgtgttcctctccgcagatgctgtcagacctgctgagtttttccaggtatttttgtttatgtttcgaatttccagcatccgcagtattttgcttttttcaaaAAGGTGGCCTGAATGCTGCCGACATATTCAGTCATAACAGATGAGTTGGATCAATCAGTTGGGGTAGcgttggggtgcagtgtgtatCCACCCCAGCGTGCAATGACCAACCAGAGCTGGGTCCTATTTATCTAAGCCAATTCATCAAGTGAAAGTGCTTGGAGATAAAATACAAAAACCAGCCTGGAaagcaacaaaaacaaaagacaagtCACCATTAGATACTCCCACATTTTGTTGCTATACCTCAATTATTTCATCGGGTTGCAGGTCTACGAGGGGTTCCGCCGAGTGTTCTTTCCAGGATGGAACTACAAAGAAAAGATTTAAGGAAAGAAAAAGACCAGGTTTAACGTCTGCTTCTAATCACTTCACTGGGCTCAGTCAAGCTTACTCTCAGTCAGCATTCCGATACTGTGTAGAGTGGGACCTATTACCCATTATTCAAACCACAATACTTCCTGCCTTTGATCAAAAACTAAACCACAAAATCAGGGACCTAGTCCACAAAAATCAGGAATGCTGGTGGGTGTGGCATCTTGTGCATCAATTTTCACATCCCTGTGGCACAGTAACCCACCTTTTACTCCCTTATCCCCGAGGGTATTTTGGTGTTTTGTTTCACTGGTATAAAATTTAAAAACCAAGTATCAAAAACAAGACAGGAATATTCTACTTCTTTGTTCCAGCCAAACTCAGCAAGCTTTCAAATTGAAAGAGAGCTCTGTTGGACTCTGCCACAATTCAGAATTTAATAAAAGGCCGGTCTGgtcaatcattaaaaaaaaacaaatcacacTGGGAGATAAAGGCTGTGAAGCATCACTCCAATATGGATGCGTAGGGCTTTGCTTTTCCCGACAGCAGGAAACAGACTTCGCTTCCTGCTTTTACTGTCCTGAAAACTGAGCTGCCTTGTGAACTGGGCCAAGTCTGCATTTCTGGATGCAGTGTAAAGGCGGCAGCAAAAATACTTTTCTTCCTGGCTGTGGGATTTGCAGTTCAGCActtccttccccacctcccctgaAAAACAATGCTACAGATTCTACAGTTTGAATACAACAGCTTTGTAATAGCCCCATCTGTATAATATTCTCCCATATTCTCTGCCTGGGGAACCAAAGTTTACGAATCTGGGTGCATTTTGCACAGGCAGGgcaatattttaaaaaacaaCACTGCTTCAGCTCACCCAATAGCTCAGTGAGATTATCTATGCAAGTAGCTGAGCAACTCATAGTTGCAAGGTTGTAAGTGTAAATCTCCAGCCTTGCTGAAATCAGGTGATCACAGCCAGGACAACATTTGCCTTCAGGACCGTGGGTTAGGGAGTGAGGATGATAGGCATACTTTTGGTGGCTCTTCAGTAACCCCATGCACTAGAGATACACGTGGTGGAAGCTGAGGGATGATAGGGCCTGTCTTGGTCATACAGCCTCACTGACAATCACTGTACCCCATTTTTGAACACGGTGTTGAAGTCCTCATTTCTTCCCCccacattcatgggatgttgcccatccctagttgccctcaagaaggtggtggtgagctgccttcttgaaccactgcagtccatgtggtgtaggtacactcacagtgctgttagggaaggagttccagaattttgacccagcgacaatgaaggaacggcgatatatttcaagtcaggatggtgagtgacttggaagggaacttccaggtggtggtgttcccatctatctgctgcccttgtccttctagatggtagtggtcgtgggtttggaagatgctgttgagggagccttggtgaattcctgaagtgcatcttgtagatggtacacactgctgctactgtgtgtcgatgggggaaggaagtgaatgtttgtggatgtggtgccaatcaagcagactgctttgtcctggacggtgtcaagcttctgcagtgttgttggagctgcactcatccaggcaagtggggagtattccatcacactcctgacttgtgccttgtaaatggtggacagaccttgggcagtcaggaggtgagttactcattgctggattcctagcctctggcctgctcttgtagccagagtatttatattcctagtctagttcagtttctggtcaatggtaacccccaggatgttgataatggggtattcagtgatggaaacgccattgaacatcaaagggtaatggctggattctctcttgttggagatggtcattgcctgacttttgtgtagcacaaatgttacttgccacttgtcagcccaaatctggatattgtccaggtcttgctgcatttggacatggacagcttcagtatctgaggagtcgtgaatggtgctgaacattgtgcaatcatcagcgaacatcctcacttctgaccttatgatggaaggaaggtcattgatgaagcagctgaagatggttgggccgaggacactaacctgacgacctcctgcagtgatgtcctggagctgagatgactgacctccaacaaccatcttcctacgTGCTGGgaatgactccaaacagcagaaagttccccccgccaccccgccccaattcccattgactccagttttgctagggctccttgatgccacactctgtcaaatgttgccttgatttcaagggcagtcactctcacctcaccacgggagttcagctcttttgtctgtgtttgaaccaaagctgtaacgaggtcaggagctgagtggtgctcgcggaacccaaactggacgtcaatgagcaggttattgcaaagcaagtaccacttgatagcactgttgatgatcgcttccattactttactgataatcaagggtagactgatggggcggtaatcggctgggttggatgtgtcctgctttttgtgtacagggaatacctgagcaattttccacatagccgggtagatgccactgttgtagctgtactggaacagcttggctgggggtgcggcaagttctggagcacaagtcttcagtactattgccagaatattgtcagggcccatagtctttgcagtatccagtgccttcagccgtttcttgatatcacgtggggtgaaatgaattggctgaagactggcatctgagatgctggggacctccagaggaagtcaagatggatcatccactcggcacttctggctgaagattgtagcaagtgcttcagccttaacttttgcactgatgtgctgggctctttcatcattgaggatggggatatttgtggagcctcctcctccagtgaattgtttaattgtccaccaccatccatGACAGGTGAACGTGTGTAATCGACCACTCGGATAAGATACCAAAAGTTAAGTGGTCCTCATGTTACTATATCAGATAAGTTTCAAACCCTTCAGAAGACACTGAGAGGGGAATAAAAACACCAAAAGTGAGGTTATACTGATCAATCTGTGACACTTGAACTGTAGTCACAATCTCTAATGCTTTAAACAGAAGACAAGAGAGTTTTGCTACAACCTGATAGAGTGCAAGGTCTCCTCCATCGCACTGTGCTTATTAATGTAGAGGAATTACATTATCACAACTGGCATACCCTCACATTTAACAAAGCAAATAGATTGACAAATCTGAACTATTTCTCACCTTTCAGTTCTGTACCCAGTTTGCCAACAAAATACAAAAATAACATCTACTTAAAGACTTGGACTTTTCCCCTCATTATTAGGCCACTTATTGAAGGTATTAAGGCCTCTAGATTGCCATGCTCTTTATACTAACTTGCCACAGTTTCTTCCTTCTTCGGTGAAGGCTCTCGCAGAGGAGACGGTGACCGCTGATGCCACCGACACAGGTACATCTCAGTGGTACAGAGGTATGGCTCCTCTTCAATGTCATTAGAAATTGGCTGATCTTTGCTGGTGGGCAGACCTGGAGTCTTTAATGTGGTTGAAGGTTTGTAGACTCCCTCCGTTTGAGATTTGGATTTTTCTGGAGTTTCTTTACTTCGCAGTTCTCGTTTTGAAATTTTGTCAGGCAAAGGGCTGCACGAAGCCTGTCGGAGTGGAGAGGATTTGGCCAGTTTTGTCCGCACTCTTGAGAATTCAGCTGCAAgctttttcactggtgcttttctttCTGTTGTTCCTAGTGCTGATTTCCTGAATTTAATCAAAATTCATAAGTAGTTTAGTTTTCATAAAATTATTGGCCAAGATCTATGCTAAACACAATTCCATAGTCAGGACTACAACCAGAGGCTCCTATTCTGTAGTTATTGCTGAGGGGGAGATAGAAGCTTCTATTTGCACAAAAAGCCTGTTATAGCAATTATTTTGTATTATCTTCTGGCAGGGGAGTACAATGCAATGCAATGTTAACAAATGCCATTGATTTAAGAAAAAGCAATGATCCTTCACCTCAGCCTGGTCATCATAATAGAACACTCCCTAAGGCTTCAATTGTGTGCTgaggaagaggggaaaggggcaagaGAGGAAGTATCAGAACGATGGCTAATTTGATCTACAAGTAGTAAAATGACAGGTAAAACTTGTATCATCCTTAAAGCTTTTTATATTGCAATGTGGGACCTACTGACAAAAAATCATATTACCCGCACTAGTAACATTGACCTAGTAGTGCTATGAATAAGATTCCTTATTTCTCTAATGCCTCAGATCAGACgctgaatttccagcatctagTGAATTTCTAGTCCTTCAACCACACAGcaatttttactggtgttcaGCATCGCTGTTGAGTGATATACTCTACCTgaataaaggagagagatcaatgTGGGGGCTTTTATCTTGACCCATTTtttaacctttcctcagaaattATGGCCAGCCAGCCAGCACAGGAGAGAGCTGCACTAAGTAACAAGGTCAAACAAAAGACAAAAGTACAACTTTTATTTCGTGCCTGATTAAAAATTAAGATATGACAAAAC containing:
- the LOC121268927 gene encoding male-specific lethal 1 homolog isoform X4, whose protein sequence is MSWQNRFPSGFKNDQIKSCALHFQYLKNAPNQSPAAEIQFILGLQCLKMLLARLERMERRMQLVKKENEKDKHRFVQTVDGTEEKNATEVEKIQTEYQQITPEQPLVQMQGNRMETHSGKGYKRKSALGTTERKAPVKKLAAEFSRVRTKLAKSSPLRQASCSPLPDKISKRELRSKETPEKSKSQTEGVYKPSTTLKTPGLPTSKDQPISNDIEEEPYLCTTEMYLCRWHQRSPSPLREPSPKKEETVAIPSWKEHSAEPLVDLQPDEIIEITRRTSSGRNMLLQHYNMAKNILENLDDCVFAKRHAKLELDEKRRKRWDIQRIREQRLLQRLQLRMYKKKGIQESEPEILSFFPEPDDVESLVITPFLPVVAFGRPLPKLSQQNFELPWLDERSRCRIDIQKKQTPHRTCRK
- the LOC121268927 gene encoding male-specific lethal 1 homolog isoform X1, with the translated sequence MTMKPGLLKQPGGVAEADKWAAAAAAADYSTATKELDGVGGDEAGGEVPGSGGDLTPSKGGRSRMNGGAAKGSSRPWGRGVAVIPSGDGGGVGRGGGGGGGPGEGAVPGLDALHWGKVKKQQPPSSQPLGPGPSQSARLKQIVLLQLDLIEQQQQQLQLKEREIDELKAEKETLLARLERMERRMQLVKKENEKDKHRFVQTVDGTEEKNATEVEKIQTEYQQITPEQPLVQMQGNRMETHSGKGYKRKSALGTTERKAPVKKLAAEFSRVRTKLAKSSPLRQASCSPLPDKISKRELRSKETPEKSKSQTEGVYKPSTTLKTPGLPTSKDQPISNDIEEEPYLCTTEMYLCRWHQRSPSPLREPSPKKEETVAIPSWKEHSAEPLVDLQPDEIIEITRRTSSGRNMLLQHYNMAKNILENLDDCVFAKRHAKLELDEKRRKRWDIQRIREQRLLQRLQLRMYKKKGIQESEPEILSFFPEPDDVESLVITPFLPVVAFGRPLPKLSQQNFELPWLDERSRCRIDIQKKQTPHRTCRK
- the LOC121268927 gene encoding male-specific lethal 1 homolog isoform X5, with product MVLFSIFAIYRDASYVQLLARLERMERRMQLVKKENEKDKHRFVQTVDGTEEKNATEVEKIQTEYQQITPEQPLVQMQGNRMETHSGKGYKRKSALGTTERKAPVKKLAAEFSRVRTKLAKSSPLRQASCSPLPDKISKRELRSKETPEKSKSQTEGVYKPSTTLKTPGLPTSKDQPISNDIEEEPYLCTTEMYLCRWHQRSPSPLREPSPKKEETVAIPSWKEHSAEPLVDLQPDEIIEITRRTSSGRNMLLQHYNMAKNILENLDDCVFAKRHAKLELDEKRRKRWDIQRIREQRLLQRLQLRMYKKKGIQESEPEILSFFPEPDDVESLVITPFLPVVAFGRPLPKLSQQNFELPWLDERSRCRIDIQKKQTPHRTCRK
- the LOC121268927 gene encoding male-specific lethal 1 homolog isoform X3 produces the protein MPHMYKFYMSWQNRFPSGFKNDQIKSCALHFQYLKNAPNQSPAAEIQFILGLQCLKMLLARLERMERRMQLVKKENEKDKHRFVQTVDGTEEKNATEVEKIQTEYQQITPEQPLVQMQGNRMETHSGKGYKRKSALGTTERKAPVKKLAAEFSRVRTKLAKSSPLRQASCSPLPDKISKRELRSKETPEKSKSQTEGVYKPSTTLKTPGLPTSKDQPISNDIEEEPYLCTTEMYLCRWHQRSPSPLREPSPKKEETVAIPSWKEHSAEPLVDLQPDEIIEITRRTSSGRNMLLQHYNMAKNILENLDDCVFAKRHAKLELDEKRRKRWDIQRIREQRLLQRLQLRMYKKKGIQESEPEILSFFPEPDDVESLVITPFLPVVAFGRPLPKLSQQNFELPWLDERSRCRIDIQKKQTPHRTCRK
- the LOC121268927 gene encoding male-specific lethal 1 homolog isoform X2, which produces MTMKPGLLKQPGGVAEADKWAAAAAAADYSTATKELDGVGGDEAGGEVPGSGGDLTPSKGGRSRMNGGAAKGSSRPWGRGVAVIPSGDGGGVGRGGGGGGGPGEGAVPGLDALHWGKVKKQQPPSSQPLGPGPSQSARLKQIVLLQLDLIEQQQQQLQLKEREIDELKAEKETLLARLERMERRMQLVKKENEKDKHRFVQTVDGTEEKNATEVEKIQTEYQQITPEQPLVQMQGNRMETHSGKGYKRKSALGTTERKAPVKKLAAEFSRVRTKLAKSSPLRQASCSPLPDKISKRELRSKETPEKSKSQTEGVYKPSTTLKTPGLPTSKDQPISNDIEEEPYLCTTEMYLCRWHQRSPSPLREPSPKKEETVAIPSWKEHSAEPLVDLQPDEIIENLDDCVFAKRHAKLELDEKRRKRWDIQRIREQRLLQRLQLRMYKKKGIQESEPEILSFFPEPDDVESLVITPFLPVVAFGRPLPKLSQQNFELPWLDERSRCRIDIQKKQTPHRTCRK